Proteins from a single region of Aureibacter tunicatorum:
- a CDS encoding winged helix-turn-helix domain-containing protein, with product MKNVAEEHVKLARYAKALSHPARVHIVKYLLEQPCCYSGDMSEELSMPKSTLSQHLKELKDSGIIQGHIETPKIRYCINDGNWSEVKSLFDGLLKIQTCC from the coding sequence ATGAAAAATGTAGCCGAAGAACATGTAAAGCTTGCAAGATATGCGAAAGCATTAAGCCATCCGGCAAGGGTGCATATAGTAAAATATTTGCTGGAACAACCTTGTTGTTATAGTGGTGATATGTCTGAAGAACTTTCTATGCCCAAGTCTACATTATCGCAACATTTGAAAGAATTGAAAGACTCAGGGATAATTCAAGGACATATTGAAACTCCTAAAATTAGATATTGTATAAATGACGGCAATTGGAGCGAAGTGAAAAGTTTATTTGATGGTTTGTTGAAAATTCAAACATGCTGTTGA
- a CDS encoding MATE family efflux transporter yields the protein MNNLTKGSISKSILLLAVPMIGTSFMQFANNIIDMFWVGKLGSQAVSAVGVSGFYTHLIWAISSIITVGTSIRVSHALGAENRNEAKVIAMNAVKSTWALSLLFTVLMFIGKPWLGSFFNLSVEGGFDEYFVWMALGLVFTQTTNVLASVSMSHGDSKTPFRFRSIGIGINLVLTPFFIYVLGMGINGAGLATFLSQLIVALLFYGYKHRDYLGDLKAKLNREVLIPIVKLGVSPSVQRIIFSLASIAIGKIVAEWGQEAIAAQKVGHQLEAMTFMTIGGLSGAMMSFSGQNFGAKQYGRIKEAYRVTLRMALVFGVLMTLLLYTQSEPLMRLFVQDQKTVEIGMRYLQIVGLSQVFMIIEMLTTSLINGLGETKLPARVNILILLSRIPLALFLARPDMLGIDGVWWTIFISTFFRGLVISIIYQKTMRSLESNQYSDFQVEKEKALAN from the coding sequence ATGAATAACTTGACAAAAGGTAGCATATCAAAGTCCATATTGTTATTGGCAGTTCCGATGATTGGAACATCTTTCATGCAGTTTGCCAATAATATTATTGACATGTTTTGGGTGGGGAAATTAGGAAGTCAGGCCGTTTCAGCGGTTGGGGTGTCTGGGTTCTATACGCACTTGATATGGGCGATAAGTTCTATCATTACTGTAGGAACCAGTATTAGAGTATCTCACGCTTTAGGGGCTGAAAATCGCAATGAAGCTAAAGTTATAGCAATGAATGCGGTGAAGTCAACTTGGGCTTTGTCTCTTCTGTTCACAGTATTGATGTTTATAGGAAAGCCTTGGTTGGGAAGTTTTTTTAATCTTTCTGTTGAAGGAGGGTTTGATGAGTATTTTGTTTGGATGGCTTTAGGTTTGGTTTTTACTCAAACAACCAACGTTTTGGCTAGCGTTAGCATGTCTCACGGCGACTCAAAAACGCCTTTCAGATTTAGATCAATAGGTATCGGAATCAATTTGGTGTTGACTCCATTTTTTATCTATGTATTGGGAATGGGAATTAACGGAGCTGGTTTAGCTACATTTTTGTCACAGCTTATTGTGGCATTGCTGTTTTATGGTTACAAGCATAGGGATTATTTAGGGGATTTGAAGGCGAAGTTGAATAGGGAGGTGCTTATTCCTATTGTTAAATTAGGTGTTTCACCTTCTGTGCAGCGTATTATATTTTCACTAGCGAGTATTGCGATAGGCAAGATAGTGGCGGAATGGGGGCAGGAAGCTATTGCCGCTCAGAAAGTCGGCCACCAGCTTGAGGCAATGACATTTATGACCATTGGAGGGTTATCAGGAGCTATGATGTCTTTTTCAGGTCAAAATTTTGGAGCCAAGCAATATGGTCGAATAAAAGAGGCTTACAGGGTAACTTTAAGAATGGCATTGGTCTTTGGAGTTTTGATGACTTTATTGTTGTATACCCAATCAGAGCCATTGATGAGATTGTTTGTCCAAGATCAAAAAACGGTTGAGATTGGGATGAGATATTTGCAAATCGTAGGCCTGTCTCAAGTATTTATGATCATAGAAATGCTTACGACGAGTTTAATCAATGGTTTAGGCGAGACAAAGTTGCCTGCCAGAGTTAATATTTTGATACTTTTATCCAGAATTCCATTGGCATTGTTTCTGGCTCGGCCTGATATGTTGGGCATTGATGGTGTCTGGTGGACGATTTTTATAAGTACTTTTTTTAGAGGATTGGTGATCTCTATTATTTATCAAAAAACAATGAGATCGCTTGAATCAAATCAATATTCAGATTTTCAAGTTGAAAAAGAAAAAGCTTTAGCTAATTGA